One region of Chryseobacterium sp. C-71 genomic DNA includes:
- a CDS encoding TonB-dependent receptor, producing MKLIYSVLLILCGLVFTNAQKTFTVQGTVQDFHDKTMLENAVVKLGDFTAKTDKNGKFSFNKIPSGNYILIAKHPDCNDYTENVGVTKDVHLAITLEHHIGEIESVTVHGNHKTKGSVIMQTLNHSDIERNSTENLGNLLSKISGVTALKTGNNISKPVIHGLYGSRIAIVNNGVKMAEQEWGVEHAPNVDVNDFEHIDVVKGASALKYGSDAVGGAVVLEPAVLPKRDTIMGSVKLSGISNGWGGEIAANVAKTWKNQWFVKTGGSYKKLGDLYIPHHTLQNTGAEVNSFNFSFGNHGFMQGFDVSYSGINQEFGIFKGAHLGNNLDFRNAIKFGQPYYLDNFSYDIVNPKQEVEHHIAKLSAYKRFENFGKLSFQYSFQINRRKEFDIRRGELNELPSMDLRLITHSASLTHLLERGNWSLESGLSAGFQDNYPNPSTKARRLIPDYYRYDAGVFSVFKYKFSSKLNAEAGARYDFSRYDAYKYYDAKDWNEKFASHYPQFFVQEADSRILTRPILDYHNFSANLGFNYKPNATFEFKLNFARADRTPNPAELFSDGLHHSAAIIEEGDLSIQKETVYNANLSMIGKFNVLKGLHIEVNPYYMISDSFINQVPTGIESSNRGVFPVWSYQQIKARIFGIDADAELNILDNLKWNTSFSALKGDDLTHDEPLILMMPANLRNAVEFKLNTPKNFYVRVENENVFRQKRFPIRNQNLDFIENGTTFNEELDLSTPPSAYTLFNASVGADLLKNLNLNFRINNIFNTEYREYLNRLRYFMPESGRNFIVTLKYNF from the coding sequence TTTCACTGCCAAAACAGACAAAAATGGAAAGTTTTCATTCAATAAAATTCCTTCGGGGAATTATATACTCATTGCAAAGCATCCTGATTGTAATGATTATACTGAAAATGTAGGAGTTACGAAGGATGTTCACTTAGCCATTACTTTAGAGCACCACATTGGTGAAATAGAATCGGTTACTGTTCATGGAAATCACAAAACGAAAGGTTCGGTGATTATGCAGACGTTGAATCATTCGGATATTGAGAGAAATTCAACTGAAAATCTGGGTAATCTTTTATCAAAAATATCGGGAGTTACGGCACTTAAAACAGGAAATAATATCTCAAAACCTGTGATTCATGGTTTATATGGAAGCCGAATTGCAATCGTGAACAACGGCGTTAAGATGGCTGAACAGGAGTGGGGTGTAGAGCATGCTCCCAATGTAGATGTGAATGATTTTGAACACATCGATGTCGTGAAAGGTGCATCTGCATTGAAGTATGGAAGCGATGCTGTCGGTGGAGCGGTGGTTTTAGAACCTGCTGTTTTGCCTAAAAGAGATACCATCATGGGGAGTGTTAAGCTTTCTGGTATTTCTAATGGTTGGGGTGGTGAAATAGCAGCAAATGTTGCTAAAACATGGAAAAACCAATGGTTTGTAAAAACAGGCGGAAGTTATAAGAAGTTGGGAGATTTATACATTCCACATCATACGCTGCAGAATACCGGAGCGGAGGTGAACTCTTTTAATTTCTCTTTTGGAAATCATGGTTTTATGCAGGGTTTCGATGTTTCATACAGCGGAATCAATCAGGAATTTGGAATTTTTAAAGGTGCGCATTTAGGAAATAATTTAGATTTTAGAAATGCTATCAAATTTGGACAGCCTTATTACTTAGATAATTTCAGCTATGATATTGTGAATCCTAAACAGGAAGTTGAGCATCATATTGCAAAGCTGTCTGCTTACAAACGTTTTGAGAACTTTGGGAAACTCAGCTTTCAATATAGTTTTCAAATAAATCGCCGTAAGGAATTTGATATCAGAAGAGGAGAACTCAATGAACTTCCCTCGATGGATCTGAGGTTGATTACTCATTCTGCCAGTCTTACTCATCTTTTAGAAAGAGGAAACTGGAGCTTAGAAAGTGGCCTTTCGGCAGGTTTTCAGGATAATTATCCGAACCCTTCTACGAAAGCTAGACGTTTAATTCCTGATTATTACAGATATGATGCGGGAGTTTTCTCTGTATTTAAATATAAATTCAGTTCAAAGCTGAATGCAGAAGCCGGAGCGAGATATGATTTCAGCAGATATGATGCGTACAAATATTATGATGCAAAAGACTGGAATGAGAAATTTGCCAGTCATTATCCGCAGTTTTTTGTACAGGAAGCCGACAGCAGAATTTTGACGCGTCCTATCTTAGATTATCATAATTTTTCTGCCAATCTAGGATTCAATTATAAGCCGAATGCTACTTTTGAATTTAAATTAAACTTTGCAAGAGCAGATAGAACCCCGAATCCGGCGGAACTTTTCTCTGATGGGCTTCATCATTCTGCTGCCATTATTGAGGAAGGAGATTTATCTATTCAGAAAGAAACGGTTTATAATGCTAATCTTTCGATGATTGGGAAATTCAATGTTTTAAAGGGACTACATATTGAGGTTAATCCTTATTATATGATTTCAGATAGCTTTATCAATCAGGTGCCTACGGGTATTGAGTCTTCAAACAGAGGTGTTTTCCCGGTTTGGAGCTATCAGCAGATTAAAGCCAGAATTTTCGGAATTGATGCCGATGCGGAGCTTAATATTCTTGATAATCTAAAATGGAATACGAGTTTCAGTGCATTAAAAGGAGATGATCTTACCCATGACGAGCCTCTGATTTTAATGATGCCAGCTAATCTGAGAAATGCGGTTGAGTTTAAATTGAATACACCCAAAAACTTTTACGTACGTGTGGAAAACGAAAATGTGTTTAGACAGAAACGGTTCCCCATCAGAAATCAGAATCTTGATTTTATTGAAAATGGCACTACATTCAACGAAGAACTTGACCTGAGTACGCCTCCTTCAGCATACACATTATTCAATGCATCAGTAGGTGCAGACTTACTTAAAAATCTGAATCTTAATTTCAGAATCAATAACATTTTTAATACAGAGTATCGTGAATATCTTAACAGACTGAGATATTTCATGCCGGAATCCGGTAGAAACTTTATCGTTACTCTCAAATACAATTTCTAA
- a CDS encoding trigger factor produces MKVTAKNHDDVSALLTVTLEKSDYKEKVEKQLINYAKNAQVPGFRKGKVPLSMVRKQYEAGIAFEEINKQVSDALNNYINENKLRLVGQPVPQPVNDFNHNAEKLEVAFEVGYEPEFTIDLAKYEAPHYKVEASDKEISKSIENMQKRFAEQVPQDKITKDSYINLEISQVVEEDAEGEHHHHPKNVTITAENKDAFKLVKGLKMDESVKVSKETLAADENLAKELGFTKEEAEHLHHAEVEVKVKDFYSLNLAELNEELFDKVYGEGNIKTEEELKDKVKTELDEYFQQNADVHFVNKVLEQVSEKEEVKLPESFLTKWLVFSNQNIQSEEQAKEILEAEKTQLKYQIIEGKLMSDNDIKLDYADVLAQAEQLVRNQLAIYGIHHLGDEEVQKYAAEMLKDQEQVRQISSEVAMAKLKDVILEKATKKETAISHDEFLEELKK; encoded by the coding sequence ATGAAGGTTACCGCAAAAAACCATGATGATGTAAGTGCATTGCTTACAGTAACATTGGAGAAATCTGACTACAAAGAAAAAGTAGAAAAGCAATTGATTAATTATGCTAAAAACGCACAGGTTCCTGGTTTCAGAAAAGGAAAAGTGCCTTTGAGTATGGTTAGAAAGCAATATGAAGCAGGGATTGCATTCGAAGAAATCAACAAACAAGTTTCTGATGCTTTGAATAACTATATTAACGAAAACAAACTAAGACTAGTAGGTCAGCCAGTACCTCAGCCGGTGAATGATTTCAATCATAACGCAGAGAAGTTGGAAGTTGCTTTCGAAGTAGGTTACGAACCAGAATTTACTATAGATTTGGCCAAATATGAAGCTCCACACTACAAAGTAGAAGCTTCTGATAAAGAAATCAGCAAAAGCATCGAGAACATGCAGAAGCGTTTTGCAGAGCAGGTTCCGCAAGACAAAATCACTAAAGATTCTTACATCAACTTAGAGATTTCTCAGGTTGTAGAAGAAGATGCTGAAGGTGAGCACCACCACCATCCAAAAAATGTGACCATTACTGCTGAAAACAAAGATGCTTTCAAATTGGTAAAAGGTCTTAAAATGGATGAGTCTGTGAAAGTTTCTAAAGAAACTTTGGCTGCTGACGAAAACTTAGCTAAAGAATTAGGATTCACTAAAGAAGAAGCTGAGCACTTACACCACGCTGAAGTTGAAGTGAAAGTAAAAGATTTCTACAGCTTAAACTTAGCAGAACTTAACGAAGAATTATTCGATAAAGTTTACGGTGAAGGAAACATCAAAACTGAAGAAGAGCTTAAAGACAAAGTAAAAACTGAGTTAGACGAATACTTCCAGCAGAATGCAGACGTACACTTTGTGAACAAAGTGTTGGAGCAGGTTTCTGAAAAAGAAGAAGTAAAGCTTCCTGAGTCATTTTTGACGAAGTGGTTGGTATTCTCAAACCAGAACATCCAGTCTGAAGAGCAGGCTAAAGAAATTCTTGAAGCTGAGAAAACTCAATTGAAATATCAGATCATCGAAGGTAAATTAATGTCTGATAATGATATCAAATTAGATTACGCAGACGTATTAGCTCAGGCTGAGCAGTTGGTAAGAAACCAATTGGCGATCTACGGAATTCACCACTTAGGAGACGAAGAAGTTCAGAAATATGCTGCTGAAATGTTGAAAGACCAAGAGCAGGTAAGACAAATCTCTTCTGAGGTTGCTATGGCTAAACTAAAAGATGTAATTCTTGAAAAAGCGACTAAAAAGGAAACTGCAATTTCGCACGACGAATTTTTAGAAGAATTAAAGAAGTAA